One Curtobacterium sp. MCLR17_032 genomic window carries:
- the xylB gene encoding xylulokinase — protein MADLASSATDPGDEDLLVAGVDSSTQSCKVVVRRASTGEVVRSGRATHPDGTEVDPAAWWDALGTAVADAGGLDDVAAIGIGGQQHGMVVLDAGGRVIRPALLWNDVRSAAAAAEMVEELGREAWVARTGLVPVASFTATKLRWLRDAEPSHAARAAAVALPHDWLSWRLRGYGPADESPLGPDLDALATDGSDASGTAYWDPARREYDAELFELALGRPLRVAETGDDGDAVVVPRVVEPAEAMGTLEQDVDLPGGARASRGLVVTAGAGDNAGAALGLGLAAGDVAVSLGTSGTVFGVTDTAIADPSGTVAGFADATGSRLPIVTTLNAARVLEVIGGLLGVDHAELGRLALHAPAGADGLVLVPYFVGERTPNRPDATASLLGMTPGTTDRAHLARAAVEGMLCALADGLAAVERTGVIVERLLLIGGAAQNEAVRVVAAQVFGREVLVPEPGEYVAAGAARQAAWVVTGELPGWSIPTTSIPADPHPEVLERYRAAVA, from the coding sequence GTGGCTGATCTCGCCTCCAGCGCGACCGACCCCGGTGACGAGGACCTCCTCGTCGCCGGGGTCGACTCGTCCACGCAGTCCTGCAAGGTCGTCGTCCGCCGCGCCTCGACCGGCGAGGTCGTCCGCTCCGGCCGTGCCACGCACCCCGACGGCACCGAAGTCGACCCCGCCGCCTGGTGGGACGCCCTCGGCACCGCGGTCGCCGACGCCGGCGGCCTGGACGACGTCGCCGCGATCGGCATCGGCGGGCAGCAGCACGGCATGGTCGTGCTCGACGCCGGCGGTCGCGTGATCCGCCCGGCCCTGCTCTGGAACGACGTCCGCAGTGCGGCCGCCGCTGCCGAGATGGTCGAGGAACTCGGCCGGGAGGCATGGGTCGCCCGCACGGGTCTGGTCCCGGTGGCCTCGTTCACCGCCACGAAGCTGCGCTGGCTCCGCGACGCCGAGCCCTCGCACGCGGCCCGCGCGGCCGCCGTCGCGCTGCCGCACGACTGGCTGTCCTGGCGCCTCCGCGGCTACGGCCCGGCGGACGAGAGCCCGCTCGGCCCGGACCTGGACGCGCTCGCGACCGACGGCTCCGACGCCAGCGGCACCGCCTACTGGGACCCGGCACGCCGCGAGTACGACGCGGAGCTGTTCGAGCTCGCGCTCGGCCGCCCGCTCCGGGTCGCCGAGACCGGCGACGACGGGGACGCGGTCGTCGTGCCGCGCGTGGTGGAGCCGGCCGAGGCGATGGGGACCCTCGAGCAGGACGTCGACCTGCCGGGCGGTGCACGGGCCTCCCGTGGGCTCGTCGTCACGGCGGGCGCCGGGGACAACGCCGGCGCCGCGCTCGGACTCGGCCTGGCCGCCGGCGACGTCGCGGTGTCCCTCGGCACGAGCGGCACCGTGTTCGGCGTGACCGACACCGCGATCGCGGACCCGTCCGGCACCGTCGCTGGGTTCGCCGACGCCACGGGCTCCCGCCTGCCGATCGTCACCACGCTGAACGCGGCGCGGGTGCTCGAGGTGATCGGCGGCCTGCTCGGTGTCGACCACGCCGAACTCGGTCGGCTGGCGCTGCACGCTCCGGCCGGCGCCGACGGGCTCGTCCTGGTGCCGTACTTCGTCGGTGAGCGCACCCCGAACCGGCCGGACGCCACCGCATCACTGCTCGGCATGACGCCCGGCACGACGGACCGGGCACACCTGGCCCGTGCCGCGGTGGAGGGCATGCTCTGCGCCCTCGCCGACGGACTGGCCGCGGTGGAGCGCACCGGTGTCATCGTGGAGCGACTGCTGCTCATCGGTGGGGCCGCGCAGAACGAGGCCGTCCGCGTCGTCGCGGCGCAGGTCTTCGGCCGCGAGGTCCTGGTGCCCGAACCCGGCGAGTACGTCGCCGCGGGTGCTGCACGACAGGCGGCGTGGGTCGTCACCGGGGAGCTCCCCGGCTGGTCGATCCCCACGACGTCGATCCCGGCGGACCCGCACCCCGAGGTGCTCGAGCGGTACCGCGCGGCCGTCGCCTGA
- the xylA gene encoding xylose isomerase, producing MAVQPTRDDKFSFGLWTIGYNGSDPFGGPTRPQLDVVEAVEKLDELGAYGLTFHDDDLFAFGSTDAERQTQIDRLKGALESTGVVVPMVTTNLFSAPVFKDGGFTSNDRDVRRFALRKVLRNVDLAAELGAETFVMWGGREGAEYDAAKDVQAALERYREAVNLLAQYVTDKGYGIKFAIEPKPNEPRGDILLPTLGHAIAFIDTLERPELFGVNPEVGHEQMAGLNFTAGIAQALYSGKLFHIDLNGQRGIKYDQDLVFGHGDLQNAFSLVDLLEHGAPQGGRAYDGPRHFDYKPSRTEDITGVWDSAAANMRMYLLLKERAQAFRADPEVQAALEAAKVSELAKPTLNPGESYDALLADTSAYEGFDTDAYFGGKGFGFVRLQQLAVEHLMGARG from the coding sequence ATGGCAGTGCAGCCCACCCGCGACGACAAGTTCTCCTTCGGTCTCTGGACCATCGGTTACAACGGCTCGGACCCCTTCGGCGGCCCGACGCGCCCCCAGCTCGACGTGGTCGAGGCGGTCGAGAAGCTCGACGAGCTCGGCGCCTACGGCCTCACCTTCCACGACGACGACCTCTTCGCGTTCGGCTCGACCGACGCCGAGCGGCAGACCCAGATCGACCGCCTCAAGGGCGCGCTCGAGTCGACCGGCGTCGTCGTCCCGATGGTGACCACGAACCTCTTCTCCGCCCCGGTCTTCAAGGACGGCGGCTTCACCTCGAACGACCGCGACGTCCGCCGCTTCGCCCTCCGCAAGGTGCTCCGCAACGTCGACCTCGCCGCCGAGCTCGGCGCCGAGACGTTCGTCATGTGGGGTGGCCGTGAAGGCGCCGAGTACGACGCCGCCAAGGACGTCCAGGCTGCGCTCGAGCGCTACCGCGAGGCCGTGAACCTGCTCGCCCAGTACGTCACCGACAAGGGCTACGGCATCAAGTTCGCCATCGAGCCCAAGCCGAACGAGCCCCGCGGCGACATCCTGCTTCCGACGCTCGGCCACGCGATCGCGTTCATCGACACCCTCGAGCGCCCCGAGCTCTTCGGTGTGAACCCCGAGGTCGGCCACGAGCAGATGGCAGGTCTGAACTTCACGGCCGGCATCGCCCAGGCGCTGTACTCGGGCAAGCTCTTCCACATCGACCTCAACGGTCAGCGCGGCATCAAGTACGACCAGGACCTCGTCTTCGGTCACGGCGACCTGCAGAACGCGTTCTCGCTCGTCGACCTGCTCGAGCACGGTGCCCCGCAGGGTGGCCGCGCCTACGACGGCCCCCGTCACTTCGACTACAAGCCGTCCCGCACCGAGGACATCACGGGCGTCTGGGACTCGGCCGCCGCGAACATGCGCATGTACCTGCTCCTCAAGGAGCGCGCGCAGGCCTTCCGCGCCGACCCCGAGGTCCAGGCAGCGCTCGAGGCAGCCAAGGTCTCCGAGCTCGCCAAGCCGACGCTGAACCCGGGCGAGAGCTACGACGCGCTCCTCGCCGACACCTCGGCGTACGAGGGCTTCGACACCGACGCCTACTTCGGCGGCAAGGGCTTCGGCTTCGTCCGACTGCAGCAGCTCGCCGTCGAGCACCTCATGGGCGCTCGTGGCTGA
- a CDS encoding phosphocholine-specific phospholipase C — translation MSRPKPEQHAPDVTLGAAPPLAPGATHPAAVRHGVSRRTVLLGGAAAIAAGVAAGSLTGGPSSDTAQAAAPRHGRHRSIKDVQHVVVLMQENRSFDHYYGTFPGVRGFGDKQAVELPGGTDVFAQPDPTRTDGGVLLPFPLDSANHDAQNAGGLDHSWGGGHTAWNGGAWNRWVTAKSGQTMGYFTGEDLPFHHALASAFTVADHYHASLIGPTTPNRLFQWSGTINPQGGLGGPATDNPDDYLPVYHWTTYPERLQQAGVTWKTYANAEVGDDGTHPYVGDYGDNPLWLFQQYHDALASKDPAVHDLADRGGLHDGWLPDSGKGLDVQHLLSDFGRDAAANTLPAVSFVVAPYGWSEHPAASPDYGAHYTNAVIQALMSNPDTWASTVLLINYDENDGYFDHVLPPLAEPGTPDEYVAGLPVGYGTRVPLTVVSPWSRGGWVDSQVFDHTSVIRFLETWTGVHEPNISAWRRTISGDLTSCFDFANPDFSIPTPAEVPPLSETQKLVAAADADRGKPKVTEPAVGAQRRPTQEPGTSTRHRSLPYRQSADVSVDRTRGVVTLTMRNDGRQGVSHQVFPNTGLPFVSSPHTVAARSTAAYEWDTAAHDGAYDFSVYGPDRFLRRFAGKVVAGSDRDLALPEVTATPRTGRDAGLLLRLGNGGRKPVRFTLTANDFVEHHETVVLAGRHSDAVRWPLDAWGYYDVVVTADDGTGFRYRFAGRVE, via the coding sequence ATGAGCCGGCCGAAGCCCGAGCAGCACGCACCCGACGTCACCCTGGGCGCGGCACCGCCGCTCGCTCCCGGCGCCACGCACCCCGCCGCCGTCCGACACGGCGTCAGCCGCCGGACGGTGCTGCTCGGCGGTGCGGCCGCCATCGCCGCGGGTGTCGCCGCCGGGTCACTGACGGGAGGCCCGTCCTCCGACACCGCGCAGGCCGCGGCTCCGCGACACGGTCGGCACCGGTCGATCAAGGACGTCCAGCACGTCGTCGTGCTCATGCAGGAGAACCGATCGTTCGACCACTACTACGGCACCTTCCCCGGCGTCCGCGGCTTCGGCGACAAGCAGGCCGTCGAACTGCCCGGCGGCACCGACGTCTTCGCCCAGCCCGACCCCACCCGCACCGACGGCGGCGTCCTGCTGCCGTTCCCGCTCGACTCCGCGAACCACGACGCCCAGAACGCCGGCGGCCTCGACCACTCGTGGGGCGGCGGACACACCGCGTGGAACGGCGGCGCGTGGAACCGCTGGGTCACCGCGAAGAGCGGGCAGACGATGGGCTACTTCACCGGCGAGGACCTGCCGTTCCACCACGCGCTGGCCTCGGCGTTCACCGTCGCCGACCACTACCACGCGTCGCTCATCGGACCGACGACCCCGAACCGGCTGTTCCAGTGGTCCGGCACGATCAACCCGCAGGGCGGACTCGGCGGCCCGGCGACCGACAACCCCGACGACTACCTGCCCGTCTACCACTGGACGACCTACCCGGAGCGGCTGCAGCAGGCCGGGGTGACGTGGAAGACCTACGCGAACGCCGAGGTCGGCGACGACGGCACCCACCCCTACGTCGGCGACTACGGCGACAACCCGCTCTGGCTGTTCCAGCAGTACCACGACGCCCTGGCCTCGAAGGACCCCGCGGTGCACGACCTGGCCGACCGCGGTGGGCTGCACGACGGGTGGCTGCCGGACTCAGGCAAGGGCCTGGACGTGCAGCACCTGCTCAGCGACTTCGGTCGGGACGCCGCCGCGAACACGCTGCCCGCCGTCTCGTTCGTCGTCGCGCCCTACGGCTGGAGCGAACACCCCGCCGCGAGCCCCGACTACGGCGCCCACTACACGAACGCGGTGATCCAGGCGCTGATGAGCAACCCGGACACCTGGGCCAGCACCGTCCTGCTCATCAACTACGACGAGAACGACGGCTACTTCGACCACGTGCTGCCGCCGCTCGCCGAACCCGGGACCCCCGACGAGTACGTCGCGGGGCTGCCGGTCGGCTACGGCACCCGCGTCCCGCTCACCGTCGTCTCGCCGTGGTCCCGCGGCGGATGGGTCGACTCGCAGGTGTTCGACCACACCTCGGTCATCCGCTTCCTCGAGACCTGGACCGGCGTCCACGAGCCGAACATCTCCGCCTGGCGCCGGACCATCTCCGGCGACCTGACCTCGTGCTTCGACTTCGCGAACCCGGACTTCTCGATCCCCACCCCGGCCGAGGTCCCGCCGCTCAGCGAGACGCAGAAGCTCGTCGCCGCGGCCGACGCCGACCGTGGCAAGCCGAAGGTCACCGAGCCCGCCGTCGGAGCCCAGCGTCGGCCGACGCAGGAGCCCGGCACCTCGACGCGGCACCGTTCCCTGCCCTACCGGCAGTCCGCGGACGTCTCCGTCGACCGGACCCGTGGCGTGGTGACCCTGACGATGCGGAACGACGGACGGCAGGGTGTCTCGCACCAGGTCTTCCCGAACACGGGGCTGCCGTTCGTGTCCAGCCCGCACACCGTCGCCGCCCGTTCGACCGCTGCCTACGAGTGGGACACCGCAGCGCACGACGGCGCCTACGACTTCAGCGTCTACGGCCCGGACCGCTTCCTCCGCCGGTTCGCCGGGAAGGTCGTCGCCGGCTCCGACCGGGACCTGGCACTGCCGGAGGTCACGGCGACGCCACGCACCGGTCGCGACGCCGGACTGCTCCTGCGACTCGGCAACGGCGGGCGGAAGCCGGTGCGGTTCACCCTCACCGCGAACGACTTCGTGGAGCACCACGAGACCGTCGTGCTCGCCGGACGGCACTCGGACGCGGTGCGGTGGCCCCTCGACGCGTGGGGCTACTACGACGTCGTGGTGACGGCCGACGACGGCACCGGGTTCCGGTACCGGTTCGCGGGGCGGGTGGAGTGA
- a CDS encoding GrpB family protein, which translates to MSIDPAERSGSRPTLEAIARRASVSPATVSKVLNGRPGVSGPTRERVEHLLAASGYAQRDTPPGPGSLVELVVEDLSSEWSIEIVRGVESVAREHGYALSLSALGPDHAVGEDWITGVLHRRPAAIVLQFSALTAGRRDQLRARGIPFTVVDPVGDPPADVPVVGATNTAGGAAATQHLLDLGHTRIAAIAGPLDMACAVDRLAGHRAALAAAGLEARHAAATPVPSDAPVPSGAPDPSVVVARFSREDGERAARELLAADPRPTAIVTGNDLQALGVLDAARSLGLRVPEDLSVVGFDDVAPARWARPALTTIRQPLQEMAERATRMALRQHAGVGADEHAGDAPGEPVRVELATTLVVRDSTAAPAVGTGDEPPVRDHVLADERRDVTTVEIIGGPEALCVGLHEYDRAWAVTFTEHRDRILRAVGALDVRVEHIGSTSVPGLAAKPIVDLVVVVPDVTDESAYLEPLLGAGYELRVREPGHRLVRTPARDVHVHVYERGATAVEDYLLLRDRLRSDPDDRALYEQTKRALLGGTWDDMNDYADAKTDVIRAVMGRARAAAALPG; encoded by the coding sequence ATGTCCATCGACCCCGCGGAACGGTCCGGCTCGCGCCCCACGCTCGAGGCCATCGCGCGCCGTGCGTCGGTGTCCCCGGCCACCGTGTCGAAGGTCCTGAACGGCCGCCCCGGCGTCTCCGGACCCACCCGGGAGCGCGTCGAACACCTGCTCGCCGCCTCCGGTTACGCCCAGCGCGACACCCCGCCCGGCCCCGGCTCGCTCGTCGAACTCGTCGTCGAGGACCTGTCCAGCGAATGGTCGATCGAGATCGTCCGCGGGGTCGAGTCCGTCGCCCGCGAGCACGGGTACGCCCTGTCGCTCTCCGCCCTCGGCCCGGACCACGCCGTCGGCGAGGACTGGATCACCGGCGTCCTGCACCGCCGACCCGCGGCGATCGTGCTGCAGTTCTCCGCGCTCACCGCGGGCCGTCGCGACCAGCTCCGTGCCCGCGGCATCCCGTTCACGGTCGTCGACCCGGTCGGCGACCCGCCCGCCGACGTCCCCGTCGTGGGCGCGACGAACACCGCCGGGGGAGCGGCCGCGACCCAGCACCTGCTGGACCTCGGCCACACCCGCATCGCGGCGATCGCCGGGCCGCTCGACATGGCCTGCGCGGTCGACCGGCTGGCCGGGCACCGTGCGGCGCTCGCCGCGGCCGGACTGGAGGCCCGCCACGCCGCCGCCACGCCCGTCCCCTCCGATGCGCCCGTCCCGTCCGGTGCGCCCGATCCGTCCGTCGTCGTCGCGCGGTTCAGCCGGGAGGACGGCGAACGCGCGGCCCGCGAGCTGCTGGCCGCCGACCCTCGGCCGACGGCGATCGTCACCGGCAACGACCTGCAGGCCCTCGGCGTGCTCGATGCCGCACGGTCGCTCGGGCTCCGGGTGCCGGAGGACCTGTCCGTCGTCGGCTTCGACGACGTCGCTCCCGCACGGTGGGCACGGCCCGCACTGACGACGATCCGGCAGCCCCTGCAGGAGATGGCGGAGCGGGCGACCCGGATGGCGCTGCGCCAGCACGCCGGCGTGGGTGCGGACGAGCACGCGGGTGACGCGCCGGGCGAGCCGGTCCGGGTCGAGCTCGCCACGACGCTCGTGGTCCGCGACTCGACGGCCGCACCCGCTGTCGGGACGGGGGACGAGCCTCCCGTCCGTGACCACGTGCTGGCCGACGAGCGCCGTGACGTGACCACCGTCGAGATCATCGGCGGGCCCGAGGCGCTGTGTGTCGGCCTGCACGAGTACGACCGGGCCTGGGCGGTGACGTTCACGGAGCACCGGGATCGGATCCTCCGCGCGGTCGGCGCGCTCGACGTGCGGGTCGAGCACATCGGGTCGACCTCGGTGCCGGGGCTCGCCGCCAAGCCGATCGTCGACCTGGTCGTCGTCGTGCCGGACGTCACGGACGAGTCCGCGTACCTCGAACCGCTGCTGGGCGCCGGGTACGAGCTGCGGGTCCGGGAACCCGGCCACCGGCTGGTGCGGACGCCGGCGCGGGACGTCCACGTGCACGTCTACGAACGTGGCGCGACCGCGGTCGAGGACTACCTGCTGCTGCGTGACCGGTTGCGGAGCGACCCGGACGACCGGGCGCTGTACGAGCAGACGAAGCGGGCGCTGCTCGGCGGGACATGGGACGACATGAACGACTACGCGGACGCGAAGACCGACGTGATCCGTGCCGTGATGGGGCGTGCACGGGCAGCGGCTGCGTTACCCGGGTAA
- a CDS encoding Gfo/Idh/MocA family oxidoreductase, which yields MTFTLGMVGAGQFSSHFAALFQLHPGISAVYATDVVEGRAQRLVDDLGLAGTYADLDAMLADPAIDAVAVFTQRWTHGPIVARALQAGKHVYSAVPMAVTQQEIAEVIDLVSATGLTYMMGETSQYNPATVFARQKAEQGAFGRVFYAEGDYLHDMDLGFYDAYKYSGGDDWKATASYPPMWYPTHAIGGVLGAMPRHATSVSCIGVRDDRDDGVFDKQVSMFDNDFSNMTALFELDGGGSMRINEFRRVGYPSPIRESRFRWFGTEGSFEQLAETSVWQDKDGVQDVSDLLASEPAIGLDDPLLADIAPSLREAFSSGHAKVHQAEAERLPSEFDVAPDGHEGSHRFLVDDFVRAVAGGTLPTVNAWVAARYTLPGLIAFQSALQDGARLPIPDFGDAPVPVGSPLPVRSASSGA from the coding sequence ATGACGTTCACCCTCGGCATGGTCGGTGCCGGCCAGTTCTCGTCCCACTTCGCCGCACTGTTCCAGCTGCACCCGGGCATCTCGGCCGTGTACGCCACCGATGTCGTCGAGGGCCGTGCGCAGCGCCTGGTCGACGACCTCGGCCTCGCCGGCACGTACGCCGACCTGGACGCGATGCTCGCCGACCCCGCGATCGACGCCGTCGCCGTCTTCACCCAGCGGTGGACGCACGGGCCGATCGTCGCCCGGGCGCTGCAGGCCGGCAAGCACGTGTACTCCGCGGTGCCGATGGCCGTGACGCAGCAGGAGATCGCCGAGGTCATCGACCTGGTGTCCGCCACCGGGCTGACCTACATGATGGGTGAGACCAGCCAGTACAACCCGGCGACGGTCTTCGCACGCCAGAAGGCCGAGCAGGGTGCGTTCGGCCGGGTGTTCTACGCCGAGGGCGACTACCTGCACGACATGGACCTCGGGTTCTACGACGCGTACAAGTACAGCGGCGGCGACGACTGGAAGGCCACTGCCAGCTACCCGCCGATGTGGTACCCGACGCACGCGATCGGCGGCGTCCTGGGTGCCATGCCCCGGCACGCGACGAGCGTCAGCTGCATCGGTGTGCGCGACGACCGCGACGACGGGGTGTTCGACAAGCAGGTCAGCATGTTCGACAACGACTTCTCGAACATGACCGCCCTGTTCGAGCTCGACGGCGGCGGGTCCATGCGCATCAACGAGTTCCGCCGCGTCGGCTACCCGTCCCCGATCCGTGAGAGCCGCTTCCGCTGGTTCGGCACCGAGGGCAGCTTCGAACAGCTCGCGGAGACCTCGGTCTGGCAGGACAAGGACGGCGTGCAGGACGTCTCCGACCTGCTCGCCTCGGAGCCCGCGATCGGTCTGGACGACCCGTTGTTGGCGGACATCGCGCCGTCCCTCCGCGAAGCCTTCAGCTCCGGGCACGCGAAGGTGCACCAGGCGGAGGCCGAGCGCCTACCGTCCGAGTTCGACGTCGCCCCGGACGGACACGAGGGCAGCCACCGGTTCCTGGTCGACGACTTCGTCCGCGCGGTCGCCGGCGGCACGCTGCCCACCGTCAACGCCTGGGTCGCAGCGCGGTACACGCTCCCCGGCCTGATCGCGTTCCAGTCCGCCCTGCAGGACGGCGCACGGCTGCCGATCCCCGACTTCGGGGACGCCCCGGTGCCCGTCGGGTCGCCGCTGCCGGTCCGGAGCGCATCGTCCGGAGCGTGA
- a CDS encoding LacI family DNA-binding transcriptional regulator: MTDRTPAPRKATRRDVARLAGVSDAVVSYTLNGTAPVAAATAERVLAAVEQLGYRPNQAARALRSGSADTLAFLVPSSSDPVFTNPFFGEYASTLEAAARDRGYALYTTATSFHPDEVLARFREFAARQIDGVLVLAGDKPLDSTALDRVGLPWIALNVATRERGVASLGTDLRAGAVATTTHLLEHGHGSVGFVGQDDPSEPRYIGWLQACAAAGVPAGPFVAAEVTRPGGRDAGHRIVDDRSAHPGRAPRAFFVASDRTAVGVLRAFHERGVRVPEDIAIASFDGSSEAEYAWPGLTTFRQPVDEMARSAVTRLLATDRDHAHELFPGELVLRRSCGCPDAGR; this comes from the coding sequence ATGACCGACCGGACGCCGGCGCCACGGAAGGCGACCCGACGGGACGTCGCCCGGCTCGCCGGAGTGAGCGACGCGGTCGTCAGCTACACCTTGAACGGCACGGCGCCGGTCGCCGCCGCGACGGCGGAACGGGTCCTGGCCGCCGTCGAACAGCTCGGCTACCGGCCGAACCAGGCCGCACGCGCCCTGCGCTCCGGCTCGGCCGACACGCTCGCCTTCCTGGTGCCGAGCAGCAGCGACCCCGTCTTCACCAACCCGTTCTTCGGTGAGTACGCGAGCACCCTGGAGGCTGCTGCTCGCGACCGCGGGTACGCCCTGTACACGACGGCCACGTCCTTCCACCCCGACGAGGTGCTCGCCCGGTTCCGCGAGTTCGCCGCGCGCCAGATCGACGGCGTGCTCGTGCTGGCAGGGGACAAGCCGCTCGACAGCACGGCCCTCGACCGTGTCGGCCTGCCGTGGATCGCCCTCAACGTCGCCACCCGGGAACGCGGGGTCGCCAGCCTCGGCACCGACCTCCGCGCGGGGGCGGTCGCAACGACGACGCACCTGCTCGAGCACGGCCACGGATCCGTCGGGTTCGTCGGTCAGGACGACCCGAGCGAGCCGCGGTACATAGGGTGGCTGCAGGCCTGCGCCGCTGCCGGGGTACCGGCCGGGCCGTTCGTCGCGGCCGAGGTCACCCGCCCGGGCGGTCGGGACGCCGGGCACCGGATCGTCGACGACCGGTCAGCGCACCCGGGTCGGGCGCCCCGGGCGTTCTTCGTCGCGTCCGACCGGACCGCGGTGGGTGTGCTGCGGGCCTTCCACGAGCGCGGCGTCCGGGTGCCGGAGGACATCGCGATCGCGTCCTTCGACGGTTCCTCGGAAGCGGAGTACGCCTGGCCGGGCCTGACCACCTTCCGGCAGCCGGTCGACGAGATGGCGCGGAGTGCGGTCACGCGGCTGCTGGCGACCGACCGTGACCACGCGCACGAACTGTTCCCCGGCGAGCTCGTCCTCCGACGCTCGTGCGGGTGTCCCGACGCAGGTCGCTGA
- the aqpZ gene encoding aquaporin Z encodes MARDREPVSTSTSEQRREDAAAWSPGARYLAEFFGTFLLVLGGVGTALFTAGFPSTTDNQTGVGFLGVALAFGLAVMAGIAAVGHISGGHFNPAVTLGLLAAGRTDGRHVPGYLVSQVLGGLAATSVIAAVLSGKQGAFSAAVDSGFASNGFGASSPGGFGLGSVLLAEAVLTGVFVAVILSVTAKQEYQALAPIGIGLTLTLIHLVSIPISNTSVNPARSIATAVYGGAVPLGQLWAFIVAPIVGGVVAGIVVRLVRRRDRH; translated from the coding sequence GTGGCCCGCGATCGTGAACCCGTCAGCACGTCGACCTCCGAGCAGCGCCGAGAAGACGCTGCCGCCTGGTCCCCCGGTGCCCGGTACCTGGCCGAGTTCTTCGGCACCTTCCTGCTCGTCCTGGGCGGTGTCGGTACGGCGCTGTTCACCGCGGGGTTCCCGAGCACGACGGACAACCAGACCGGTGTCGGGTTCCTCGGTGTCGCGCTGGCGTTCGGCCTCGCCGTGATGGCCGGCATCGCCGCCGTCGGGCACATCTCGGGTGGCCACTTCAACCCCGCGGTGACCCTCGGCCTGCTCGCGGCCGGACGCACCGACGGCCGCCACGTCCCCGGGTACCTGGTGTCCCAGGTCCTGGGCGGGCTCGCGGCCACGAGCGTCATCGCCGCCGTCCTGTCCGGCAAGCAGGGCGCGTTCAGCGCGGCGGTCGACTCCGGCTTCGCGTCGAACGGCTTCGGCGCCTCGAGCCCCGGCGGCTTCGGGCTCGGGTCCGTGCTGCTCGCCGAGGCCGTGCTCACCGGTGTCTTCGTCGCCGTCATCCTGTCCGTCACGGCGAAGCAGGAGTACCAGGCGCTCGCCCCGATCGGCATCGGGCTGACGCTCACCCTGATCCACCTGGTCAGCATCCCGATCAGCAACACCTCGGTGAACCCGGCACGGTCGATCGCGACCGCGGTCTACGGCGGTGCGGTGCCGCTCGGGCAGCTGTGGGCGTTCATCGTGGCGCCGATCGTCGGCGGCGTCGTCGCGGGCATCGTCGTCCGCCTCGTGCGTCGGCGCGACCGGCACTGA
- a CDS encoding Asp23/Gls24 family envelope stress response protein translates to MADTTTTPNTLATSKSGANTGSHAATGKTVIDDTVVSKVAGIAAREVNGVHSLGGGAARAIGAIRDAIGQRDLGQGVKVEVGEKQVAADITIVAEYPVKLQQVAEGVRSSVSRALEQIVGMEVAEVNVTIQDVHIPGDDDNDDDKKESRVE, encoded by the coding sequence ATGGCCGACACCACGACCACCCCCAACACCCTCGCCACCAGCAAGTCCGGGGCGAACACCGGCAGCCACGCCGCGACGGGCAAGACCGTCATCGACGACACCGTCGTCTCGAAGGTCGCCGGCATCGCCGCCCGCGAGGTCAACGGCGTGCACTCGCTCGGTGGCGGCGCAGCCCGTGCCATCGGCGCGATCCGCGACGCCATCGGCCAGCGCGACCTGGGTCAGGGCGTCAAGGTCGAGGTCGGCGAGAAGCAGGTCGCCGCCGACATCACCATCGTCGCCGAGTACCCGGTGAAGCTGCAGCAGGTCGCCGAGGGCGTCCGCTCGTCGGTCTCCCGTGCACTGGAGCAGATCGTCGGCATGGAGGTCGCCGAGGTCAACGTCACGATCCAGGACGTCCACATCCCGGGTGACGACGACAACGACGACGACAAGAAGGAATCGCGGGTCGAGTAG
- a CDS encoding sigma-70 family RNA polymerase sigma factor: MTDDDPLGRADDSTLVVRAADGDVPAFAVLARRHGPLMRVYAEQMLGSNVESDDVVQESFLTGWRRLSDLDTPAHFRPWMMQIVTRKAIDRLRRRRHHDDVDDLQQSADPAQSPERIVEARLQLDAMWAALDRLPADQRRCWLLRETAGYSYQEISEALELPVSTVRGLLARARQFLLREMEAWR; this comes from the coding sequence ATGACCGACGACGACCCGCTCGGCCGCGCCGACGACTCGACGCTCGTCGTCCGTGCCGCCGACGGCGACGTGCCCGCGTTCGCGGTCCTCGCCCGCCGACACGGGCCGCTGATGCGCGTCTACGCCGAGCAGATGCTCGGGTCGAACGTCGAGTCCGACGACGTCGTGCAGGAGTCGTTCCTCACCGGGTGGCGTCGACTGTCCGACCTCGACACACCCGCCCACTTCCGGCCGTGGATGATGCAGATCGTCACCCGCAAGGCCATCGACCGCCTCCGCCGACGTCGGCACCACGACGACGTCGACGACCTGCAGCAGTCCGCCGACCCAGCACAGAGCCCGGAGCGTATCGTCGAGGCGCGGCTGCAGCTCGACGCGATGTGGGCTGCGCTGGACCGGCTCCCTGCCGACCAGCGTCGCTGCTGGCTGTTGCGGGAGACAGCCGGGTACAGCTACCAGGAGATCAGCGAAGCGCTCGAGCTGCCGGTCTCGACGGTCCGAGGGCTCCTCGCTCGGGCGCGGCAGTTCCTGCTCCGGGAGATGGAGGCGTGGCGATGA